Proteins found in one Acidobacteriota bacterium genomic segment:
- a CDS encoding DUF11 domain-containing protein — MGAGLCSASALASTTINHQFTAATINPGDVSQYRITIANSSLVPLTAAAVTEVLPAAITIASPANITNTCGFTVSAAAPGTSTVFLTAGTIPAGTGTVDGQCFFQIDVTATTTGNHVATIPANTTPNATTSGYTAKESGVDIFNTTPASATLSVNALGNPTGSKAFVPSPAIAGDPVTLTITLANPNAGATIPLTSFTDTLPAGMVVANPAGASTSCSGTGSVNGVLSPAPAPGDGAVTLAGGTIGRGGTCTITVKVVVPALVPTSQVFTNLVGAGAIGNTRGLTSPAFSQPLTVATPIGVTKSFATLNIPAGQPSVMTLRISNASTANALDITSFTDDLTGTTLKVMDATSVPATPNPAVVCTGVGAVNGTLAAPANLINQTITLTGAKAGPGGNCTLTISMTSTVDGAHVNTVPANAVVNPKSFASPGPVTATLTANAQLTVSKAVTVTNVAPGQWTQFTVTINNFSGGPVTGVTFKDVLPRNGTNQMTLFNAGSGFFTAPAPGCTGGTFTGTDAAGVDTGAAPTAADAGLLWTGGTIVAGVGASPGVCTISIWAQLPATAPTGLTFTNSIPIGSITGTGPGGGVGNVNAGSVNVVSIASGAVTKAFAPAAIAQGQQSTLTITLFNRTVTALTSVALTDNLPAGVTLAANPAATNTCGGSLQAFPNDVVVKLTGGTVPARPVASQEATCVITVRVTGSTLGVKTNTINPADFTNTQGVTIPAAVSANLTINTGVTGTKSFTPASVSSGGVSRVKLTVTNTSSGALTNVAVDDNTFSAGLTVANPANAATNCAGSPTMVVNPGIARAQLLGATLNAGASCDFSFDVVTSGAGPWSDTVPIGKITSAEGASNTAAVTANLTVIAAQININKSFNPVVVTGGQPSILQIDVTNPSASTITGVGFTDTFPVGIVIYSVPGAGTTCAGGIVTALAGDGKVRLTGATLPPTTTCRVTVTTTSTRFLNLTNTIPAGAVVSNQGYTNATGTSATLSTLQGLNVLKAFSPAWVAVGQVSTLHMSLVSSFDPSAPTPLTLHGVTYTDTLPNGVFIAATPNAATTCAGTGPGGLAVVSTANGGSSGSVTFTQGTIAPGTNCSITVDVVSNTLGAYNNTIPANSVTTDEGIPNQTPANATLFVVTKPTVAKAFANPTRNPGQTTVLTVTITNGSGVPINGVSLVDTLPAGVAIASVPAPGGTCATTGGGVVAATAGGGTLSVTGATIAAGTSCTFFATVVSNTPGVYINNIPAASIVTNEGLSNTGPAQATLTVNAPPTVAKAFNPVSIAAGGTSTLTLTLGNTNASAITLSALFTDALPGNVFVAAAPNIVKTCTGVVTAAAGATSITYANAAPIPAGGCTISVDVTSGTPGVYTNVVAAGQLSTSAGVNQLPASASLAVGPGALVPPTMAKSFSPNTIFTGDTSALTIALGNANGSALTLSGALNDNMPAAVTVAAVPNIRGTCTGAVTAAGGLVTYAAGSTIPAGGCTIIVDVTSSTPGLFVNTIAAGALVTDGGSPTVGALAGLLVRALTPPTVLKSFNPGTINPGGTSTLAIILGNANASALTLSSPFTDTLPANVSVAASPNASTTCSGGAVSAGAASVTLTGGAIQPGGCTVSVDVTSNLPGGPYVNTISANALQTNAGNNAAPATDRLFVNPFQPPSVAKSFSPTVIGAGGVSKLSLTISNGNLTAATLTADLVDTFPGPGLFIAAPPNLLLGSGCTAASVVANAGATTLTYKSGGALPANGGCSIQVDVTSSTVRSYVNLIAIGAVQTTVGSNTVAASATLQVLALPTIAKAFAPASIPLGASSTLTLTLGNTNAVALTLASDFVDTLPANLVLGTPATVGGSCASANVVAAAGGPSVTYKSGASIPAGGCTITVPVTTALAGGYDNVIAAGALVTTIGSNPAGTSAHLDVLSADLSITKTDGTPTAVPGTTTTYTIVVANAGPSAVVNAPVADTIPAAITSATWTCAATAGSSCGAASGAGNIASTVSLLAGGTATYTLVATISPSATGSLVNTATVSVPAGVTDPNPGNNSATDTDTLAPSADLSVVKTGPATLVPGQNASWTLTVANGGPSTAVTVAQSDTLPPGTTFVSLVSPGGWACVTPAVGAGGTVSCTIASLAPLASGVFTLTVKVSPSVLTGTVISNTASVTAATPDPVPGNNSSTTTGTAAPSADLSIAKTGPATAIPGGPNVVFTTVVTNNGPSDAQAVSVGDPTPANLTFVSNAGACATAFPCSLGTLAAGATTTITTTYSVPSGYPAPAPIVNTATVSSSTPDPTPGNNTSTATVLVPNGVADIAVTKTVSNPAPAVGTNVTFTITVSDLGPSDASGVAVTDVLPSGLAFVSAAPSQGAYTAATGVWTVGSVANGASATLAIVATVTQAGTIVNTATKTAGDQTDPNPSNNSGSAVVNGPPSVADIQVQKTVDNPTPTAGSNVTFTVKVLNAGPSNATGVAVTDALPPGLTFVSAAPSVGGYVPGTGVWTIGNLANGASATLAITATVTANGTYVNTARKTAENELDPDTSNDSAVAGVVAGGGGLPLADLGILKTDSPDPVRAGQNLTYTLVVTNRGPNNATGVTVTDPLPASVSLVSATASQGGCSGTTTVTCLLGGLPAGNSATISIVVSVSAAAVPSITNTATVSANETDPNPGDNSATAPTTVVPVADVGLLKTVSNPAPLVTQSFTFTVTATNNGPSTANGVVVTDALPANLGFVSAAPSQGAYVSATGVWTVGTLANGASATLTLTVTALAPGAFTNTATKTGQTELDPNPANDSASASGGVGVVADLTIAKTHAPSSFVRGSAGTFTLTVSNVGTGPTNAPVTVTDTLPAGLTPTAAAGTGWACTVTAPNVSCSRSDVLTAGAAWPPISVTVNVLQSAANSVTNAALVSGGGDVTPGNNTGTDVVPVGSNADLAIVKTGPANGIPGTNIVYTLVVTNNGPSDAAGVVVADPTPPNLAFVSNAGACATPFPCALGTVPVGASRTITTTFAIPANYTAPSPIVNAASVSSATPDPNPANDASSASTSVAADLVVVKSVEAPAPGNPDFINFVMVVTNLGPSTATGVVLTDPLPASVVYQTVSTTQGSCSGTSTITCALGTLPNGGSATVRVTVRPVTPLAHVVNTARVTGDQFDPDPTNDVSSASYGGAADVPSLSVLGLMLLGAALALAGAKALGRV; from the coding sequence GTGGGCGCCGGGCTTTGCTCCGCCTCGGCGCTGGCGTCCACGACGATCAACCACCAGTTCACGGCCGCGACGATCAACCCCGGCGACGTCTCCCAGTACCGGATCACGATCGCGAACAGCTCCCTCGTCCCGCTGACCGCGGCGGCGGTCACGGAGGTTCTGCCGGCCGCGATCACGATCGCGAGCCCGGCGAACATCACGAACACCTGCGGTTTCACGGTCAGCGCGGCGGCCCCGGGCACGTCCACGGTCTTCCTGACGGCCGGCACGATCCCGGCGGGCACCGGAACCGTGGACGGGCAGTGTTTCTTCCAGATCGACGTGACCGCGACGACCACGGGCAACCACGTCGCCACGATTCCCGCGAACACGACGCCGAACGCGACGACGAGCGGCTACACGGCGAAGGAAAGCGGCGTCGACATTTTCAACACGACTCCCGCGAGCGCGACGTTGTCCGTCAATGCGCTGGGCAACCCGACGGGAAGCAAGGCCTTCGTGCCTTCGCCCGCGATCGCGGGCGATCCCGTCACCCTCACGATCACGCTCGCGAACCCGAACGCGGGGGCGACGATCCCGCTCACGAGCTTCACGGACACGCTCCCCGCGGGGATGGTCGTCGCGAACCCTGCCGGCGCCTCGACGAGCTGCTCGGGCACGGGCTCTGTGAACGGGGTGCTGTCGCCCGCTCCGGCTCCGGGCGACGGGGCCGTGACGCTCGCCGGCGGCACGATCGGCCGAGGCGGCACCTGCACGATCACCGTGAAGGTGGTCGTCCCGGCGCTCGTGCCGACGTCCCAGGTGTTCACGAATCTGGTCGGCGCCGGCGCGATCGGGAACACGCGCGGCCTCACGAGTCCGGCCTTCAGCCAGCCCCTCACCGTCGCGACACCGATCGGCGTCACGAAGAGCTTCGCCACGCTGAACATCCCGGCCGGCCAGCCCTCGGTCATGACGCTCAGGATCAGCAACGCGAGCACCGCGAACGCGCTCGACATCACGAGCTTCACGGACGACCTGACCGGCACGACGCTGAAGGTCATGGACGCCACGAGCGTTCCGGCGACCCCGAACCCCGCCGTCGTCTGCACGGGCGTGGGCGCGGTGAACGGGACGCTCGCGGCGCCTGCGAACCTCATCAACCAGACGATCACGCTCACGGGGGCCAAGGCCGGCCCCGGGGGGAACTGCACGCTCACGATCTCCATGACGTCGACGGTGGACGGCGCCCACGTGAACACCGTGCCGGCGAACGCCGTCGTGAATCCGAAGAGCTTCGCGAGCCCCGGGCCCGTCACCGCGACGCTCACGGCAAACGCGCAGCTCACGGTGTCGAAGGCGGTCACCGTCACCAACGTCGCCCCGGGGCAGTGGACCCAGTTCACGGTCACGATCAACAACTTCTCGGGCGGGCCGGTCACGGGCGTGACGTTCAAGGACGTCCTGCCGAGGAACGGCACGAACCAGATGACGCTCTTCAACGCGGGGAGCGGCTTCTTCACGGCTCCGGCGCCGGGCTGCACCGGCGGCACGTTCACGGGCACGGACGCCGCGGGCGTCGACACGGGAGCGGCGCCCACGGCCGCGGATGCGGGCCTCCTCTGGACGGGCGGCACGATCGTGGCCGGCGTCGGCGCGAGCCCGGGCGTCTGCACGATCAGCATCTGGGCGCAGCTTCCCGCGACCGCGCCCACGGGGCTGACGTTCACGAACTCGATCCCGATCGGGAGCATCACGGGCACGGGGCCCGGGGGCGGCGTCGGGAATGTCAACGCGGGCAGCGTCAACGTCGTCTCCATCGCGTCCGGCGCGGTCACGAAAGCGTTTGCCCCCGCGGCGATCGCTCAGGGCCAGCAATCGACGCTCACGATCACGCTCTTCAACCGGACCGTGACGGCCCTGACGAGCGTCGCCCTGACCGACAATCTGCCCGCCGGCGTCACGCTCGCGGCGAACCCGGCCGCGACGAACACGTGCGGCGGCTCCCTGCAGGCCTTCCCGAACGACGTCGTCGTCAAGCTGACCGGAGGGACGGTGCCTGCGCGGCCGGTCGCCTCGCAGGAAGCGACCTGCGTGATCACCGTGAGGGTGACCGGGTCGACGCTGGGCGTGAAGACGAACACGATCAACCCGGCGGACTTCACGAACACGCAGGGCGTGACGATTCCCGCGGCGGTCTCGGCCAACCTCACGATCAACACGGGAGTGACGGGGACGAAGAGCTTCACCCCGGCGTCCGTCTCTTCCGGCGGCGTATCCCGCGTGAAGCTGACGGTCACGAACACGTCGAGCGGCGCGCTCACGAACGTCGCGGTGGACGACAACACCTTCAGCGCCGGTCTGACGGTGGCGAACCCGGCGAACGCGGCCACGAACTGCGCGGGCTCGCCGACGATGGTCGTCAACCCAGGGATCGCGCGCGCCCAGCTCCTCGGCGCGACGCTGAATGCCGGCGCCAGCTGCGATTTCTCCTTCGACGTCGTCACGAGCGGCGCCGGGCCGTGGAGTGACACCGTCCCGATCGGGAAGATCACGAGCGCCGAGGGTGCGTCCAACACTGCCGCCGTCACGGCGAATCTGACCGTCATCGCGGCCCAGATCAACATCAACAAGTCGTTCAACCCGGTCGTCGTGACGGGCGGGCAGCCGTCCATCCTCCAGATCGACGTGACGAACCCGTCGGCCTCGACGATCACGGGAGTCGGGTTCACGGACACGTTCCCGGTTGGCATCGTGATCTATTCGGTGCCGGGCGCCGGTACCACGTGCGCGGGCGGCATCGTGACGGCGCTCGCCGGAGACGGCAAGGTGCGCCTGACCGGAGCCACGCTTCCCCCGACCACGACGTGCCGGGTGACCGTGACGACGACGTCCACGCGCTTCCTGAACCTGACGAACACGATCCCGGCCGGCGCCGTCGTCAGCAACCAGGGGTACACGAACGCTACGGGTACGTCCGCGACGCTGTCCACGCTGCAGGGCCTGAACGTCCTCAAGGCCTTCTCGCCTGCATGGGTGGCCGTCGGGCAGGTCTCGACCCTCCATATGAGCCTCGTGAGCTCGTTCGATCCGAGCGCGCCGACGCCCCTCACGTTGCACGGCGTCACCTACACCGACACGCTGCCAAACGGCGTCTTCATCGCCGCCACGCCGAACGCGGCGACGACCTGCGCCGGGACCGGCCCTGGTGGCCTCGCGGTCGTGTCCACCGCCAACGGCGGGTCGAGCGGCTCCGTCACGTTCACGCAGGGCACGATCGCGCCCGGAACGAATTGCTCGATCACGGTCGACGTCGTGTCGAACACGCTGGGCGCCTACAACAACACGATCCCGGCGAACTCCGTCACGACCGACGAAGGCATCCCGAACCAGACCCCCGCGAACGCGACGCTCTTCGTCGTGACGAAGCCCACGGTCGCGAAGGCGTTCGCGAACCCGACGCGAAACCCCGGCCAGACCACGGTCCTGACGGTGACGATCACGAACGGCTCGGGCGTCCCGATCAACGGGGTCTCGCTCGTCGACACGCTTCCCGCGGGCGTCGCGATCGCGTCCGTGCCCGCGCCAGGCGGCACGTGCGCGACGACGGGCGGCGGCGTCGTGGCGGCCACCGCCGGCGGTGGAACGCTCTCCGTGACGGGCGCGACGATCGCGGCCGGGACGAGCTGCACGTTCTTCGCGACCGTCGTCTCGAACACCCCGGGCGTCTACATCAACAACATTCCCGCGGCGAGCATCGTCACGAACGAGGGCCTCTCGAACACGGGCCCCGCGCAGGCGACGCTCACCGTGAACGCGCCGCCCACCGTGGCCAAGGCGTTCAACCCGGTTTCCATCGCCGCCGGCGGGACGTCCACGCTGACGCTGACGCTCGGGAACACGAACGCGTCCGCGATCACGCTCTCGGCGCTGTTCACCGACGCCCTTCCGGGCAACGTGTTCGTGGCCGCGGCGCCAAACATCGTGAAGACCTGCACCGGCGTCGTCACGGCCGCGGCGGGCGCCACGAGCATCACGTACGCGAATGCCGCTCCGATTCCGGCGGGCGGATGCACGATCTCGGTGGACGTGACGTCCGGGACGCCGGGCGTCTACACGAACGTCGTCGCGGCCGGGCAGCTCTCGACGAGCGCCGGCGTCAACCAGCTGCCGGCCAGCGCCAGCCTCGCCGTCGGGCCCGGCGCCCTCGTGCCCCCGACGATGGCGAAGAGCTTCTCGCCAAACACGATCTTCACGGGGGACACGTCCGCGCTCACGATCGCCCTCGGAAACGCGAACGGCTCGGCCCTGACGCTGAGCGGCGCCCTCAACGACAATATGCCGGCGGCCGTCACGGTGGCGGCCGTCCCGAACATCCGCGGGACGTGCACGGGCGCCGTGACGGCGGCGGGCGGCCTCGTCACCTACGCGGCCGGCTCCACGATTCCAGCGGGCGGCTGCACGATCATCGTGGACGTCACCTCTTCGACGCCCGGCCTCTTCGTGAACACGATCGCGGCCGGCGCGCTCGTCACGGACGGAGGCAGCCCGACGGTGGGCGCCCTCGCGGGCCTCCTCGTGAGGGCCCTGACGCCCCCCACGGTCCTGAAGTCGTTCAACCCCGGGACGATCAATCCGGGCGGCACGTCGACGCTGGCGATCATCCTCGGAAACGCGAACGCGTCGGCGCTCACGCTCTCGAGCCCGTTCACGGACACCCTGCCGGCAAACGTCTCCGTTGCCGCCTCCCCGAACGCCTCCACGACGTGCTCGGGCGGCGCCGTCTCGGCGGGGGCCGCGAGCGTCACGCTCACGGGCGGCGCCATCCAGCCGGGCGGCTGCACGGTCAGCGTGGACGTCACGTCCAACTTGCCCGGGGGGCCGTACGTGAACACGATCTCCGCAAACGCGCTTCAGACGAACGCGGGGAACAACGCGGCGCCGGCCACGGACCGCCTGTTCGTCAACCCGTTCCAGCCCCCAAGCGTCGCGAAGTCGTTCTCCCCGACCGTCATCGGCGCCGGAGGCGTCTCGAAGCTCTCCCTCACGATCTCGAACGGCAACCTGACGGCCGCCACGCTCACGGCCGACCTCGTGGACACGTTCCCCGGGCCGGGTCTCTTCATCGCGGCGCCGCCGAACCTCCTCCTCGGAAGCGGCTGTACGGCCGCCAGCGTCGTCGCGAACGCCGGCGCCACGACCCTGACGTACAAGAGCGGGGGAGCTCTGCCCGCAAACGGCGGTTGTTCGATCCAGGTGGACGTGACGTCCTCGACCGTGCGCTCGTACGTGAATCTGATCGCCATCGGCGCCGTCCAGACCACCGTGGGAAGCAACACGGTGGCGGCCTCGGCGACCCTCCAGGTCCTCGCGCTGCCCACGATCGCGAAAGCCTTCGCGCCGGCCTCGATCCCGCTCGGTGCGAGCTCCACGCTCACCCTGACGCTCGGCAACACGAACGCGGTCGCGCTGACCCTTGCGTCGGACTTCGTCGACACGCTGCCGGCGAATCTCGTGCTCGGCACGCCCGCGACCGTCGGCGGCTCGTGCGCATCGGCGAACGTCGTCGCGGCCGCCGGCGGCCCGAGCGTCACGTACAAGAGCGGGGCCTCGATTCCCGCGGGCGGCTGCACGATCACGGTGCCGGTGACCACGGCGCTGGCGGGCGGATACGACAACGTGATCGCCGCGGGCGCGCTCGTCACGACGATCGGCTCGAACCCGGCGGGAACGAGCGCCCATCTCGACGTCCTCTCGGCCGACCTCTCGATCACGAAGACGGACGGCACGCCGACGGCGGTGCCCGGGACGACGACGACGTACACGATCGTCGTCGCGAACGCCGGACCGAGCGCCGTCGTGAACGCGCCGGTCGCCGACACGATTCCCGCCGCGATCACGTCGGCGACGTGGACGTGCGCCGCGACGGCCGGGTCGAGCTGCGGCGCGGCGAGCGGAGCCGGAAACATCGCGTCGACCGTTTCTCTCCTGGCAGGCGGCACGGCGACCTACACACTCGTCGCGACGATTTCGCCTTCGGCGACGGGCTCGCTCGTGAACACGGCGACCGTCTCCGTCCCCGCGGGTGTGACCGATCCGAACCCGGGCAACAACTCCGCGACGGATACCGATACGCTGGCGCCTTCGGCGGACCTCTCGGTCGTCAAGACCGGCCCGGCGACGCTCGTCCCCGGCCAGAACGCCTCCTGGACGCTCACCGTGGCCAATGGAGGGCCGTCCACGGCGGTCACGGTCGCCCAGTCGGACACGCTGCCGCCCGGGACGACGTTCGTGTCGCTCGTTTCGCCCGGCGGCTGGGCGTGCGTCACGCCCGCGGTCGGTGCGGGAGGAACCGTCTCGTGCACGATCGCCTCGCTCGCGCCGCTCGCGTCCGGCGTCTTCACGCTCACCGTGAAGGTGAGCCCCTCCGTCCTGACCGGCACGGTCATCTCGAACACGGCGTCGGTGACGGCGGCGACGCCGGACCCGGTCCCGGGGAACAACAGCTCGACGACCACGGGCACCGCGGCCCCATCCGCGGACCTGTCGATCGCGAAGACCGGTCCCGCGACGGCGATTCCGGGTGGTCCGAACGTCGTCTTCACGACGGTCGTCACGAACAACGGTCCGTCCGACGCCCAGGCCGTGTCGGTCGGGGACCCGACCCCGGCCAATCTCACGTTCGTCTCGAACGCGGGCGCGTGCGCCACCGCCTTCCCGTGCAGCCTCGGGACGCTCGCCGCCGGGGCGACGACCACGATCACGACCACGTACTCCGTTCCGTCCGGCTACCCGGCCCCCGCGCCGATCGTCAACACGGCGACGGTCTCGTCGTCGACGCCCGATCCGACGCCCGGGAACAACACCTCGACGGCGACCGTCCTCGTTCCGAACGGCGTTGCCGACATCGCCGTGACGAAAACCGTCAGCAACCCGGCCCCGGCCGTCGGCACGAACGTGACGTTCACGATCACGGTTTCCGACCTCGGCCCGAGCGACGCGTCGGGGGTCGCCGTGACGGACGTCCTGCCGTCCGGCCTCGCGTTCGTCTCCGCGGCGCCGTCGCAGGGCGCCTACACGGCCGCGACGGGCGTCTGGACGGTCGGGAGCGTCGCGAACGGCGCGTCCGCCACGCTCGCGATCGTCGCGACGGTCACCCAGGCTGGCACGATCGTGAACACGGCGACGAAGACCGCAGGCGACCAGACGGACCCGAACCCGTCCAACAACTCGGGCTCGGCCGTCGTGAACGGCCCGCCCTCCGTGGCCGACATCCAGGTTCAGAAGACGGTCGACAACCCCACACCGACCGCCGGCTCGAACGTGACGTTTACTGTCAAGGTGCTCAATGCGGGCCCCTCGAACGCCACCGGCGTCGCCGTGACGGACGCATTGCCCCCCGGTCTCACGTTCGTGAGCGCGGCGCCCTCGGTCGGAGGCTACGTCCCGGGCACCGGCGTCTGGACGATCGGGAACCTCGCGAACGGCGCGTCCGCGACGCTTGCGATCACCGCGACGGTGACGGCGAACGGGACGTACGTGAACACCGCCCGGAAGACCGCGGAGAACGAGCTCGATCCGGACACGTCTAACGACAGTGCCGTCGCGGGCGTCGTTGCGGGCGGGGGCGGGTTGCCGCTCGCCGACCTCGGCATTCTGAAAACGGACTCGCCCGATCCGGTCCGCGCAGGCCAGAACCTCACGTACACGCTCGTGGTGACGAACCGCGGGCCGAACAACGCGACCGGCGTCACGGTGACCGACCCGCTGCCCGCCAGCGTCTCCCTCGTCTCGGCAACCGCCAGCCAGGGGGGCTGCAGCGGCACGACGACCGTCACGTGCCTCCTCGGCGGCCTTCCGGCGGGAAACAGCGCGACGATCTCGATCGTCGTGTCGGTGTCGGCGGCGGCCGTGCCGTCGATCACGAACACCGCGACGGTCTCGGCGAACGAAACCGACCCGAATCCCGGCGACAACTCGGCGACGGCACCCACGACGGTCGTTCCCGTCGCAGACGTCGGCCTCCTGAAGACCGTGTCGAACCCCGCGCCGCTCGTGACGCAGAGCTTCACGTTCACGGTGACGGCGACGAACAACGGGCCCTCGACGGCGAACGGCGTCGTCGTGACGGACGCCCTGCCCGCGAACCTCGGCTTCGTCTCGGCCGCTCCGTCGCAAGGGGCGTACGTTTCCGCGACGGGCGTCTGGACGGTCGGAACGCTCGCGAACGGCGCCTCGGCCACGCTCACGCTGACGGTCACGGCGCTCGCGCCGGGCGCGTTCACGAACACGGCCACGAAGACGGGCCAGACGGAGCTCGACCCGAACCCGGCGAACGACTCCGCGAGCGCCTCGGGCGGCGTCGGCGTGGTCGCCGACCTGACGATCGCCAAGACCCACGCGCCCTCGTCCTTCGTTCGGGGGTCGGCGGGGACGTTCACGCTGACGGTCTCGAACGTGGGAACGGGGCCGACGAACGCGCCCGTCACCGTGACGGACACGCTGCCTGCGGGCCTCACGCCCACGGCCGCCGCCGGCACCGGGTGGGCTTGCACGGTGACGGCGCCGAACGTCTCGTGCTCGCGCTCCGACGTCCTCACGGCCGGGGCCGCATGGCCCCCGATCTCCGTGACGGTGAACGTGCTCCAGTCGGCCGCGAACAGCGTCACGAACGCCGCACTGGTCAGTGGGGGCGGCGACGTGACGCCCGGCAACAACACGGGGACGGACGTCGTGCCGGTGGGCTCCAACGCGGACCTCGCGATCGTCAAGACCGGCCCCGCGAACGGGATCCCGGGCACGAACATCGTCTACACGCTCGTCGTGACGAACAACGGCCCCTCGGACGCTGCGGGCGTGGTCGTCGCCGACCCGACGCCGCCGAACCTCGCGTTCGTGTCGAACGCCGGCGCCTGCGCGACGCCGTTCCCGTGCGCGCTGGGAACGGTCCCCGTGGGCGCGTCGCGCACGATCACGACGACCTTCGCGATTCCCGCGAACTACACGGCGCCGAGCCCGATCGTGAACGCGGCCTCGGTGTCGTCCGCGACGCCCGACCCCAATCCGGCGAACGACGCTTCGAGCGCCTCGACGTCGGTCGCGGCGGACCTCGTCGTCGTCAAGTCCGTGGAGGCGCCCGCTCCGGGGAACCCCGATTTCATCAATTTCGTCATGGTCGTGACGAACCTGGGCCCCTCGACGGCGACGGGCGTCGTCCTCACGGATCCGCTTCCGGCGAGTGTCGTGTACCAGACGGTTTCGACGACGCAAGGGTCCTGCTCGGGGACCTCCACGATCACGTGCGCGCTCGGGACGCTCCCGAACGGCGGGAGCGCGACGGTGCGGGTCACGGTCCGGCCCGTGACTCCGTTGGCCCACGTCGTGAACACGGCGC